One Triticum dicoccoides isolate Atlit2015 ecotype Zavitan chromosome 5B, WEW_v2.0, whole genome shotgun sequence genomic window carries:
- the LOC119310884 gene encoding uncharacterized protein LOC119310884 isoform X1 has product MERAWRSGALSETASCADTPRSAHSSCNLQHRHSQSMLRTREAAVDMSPRFSYCKPTINRDSKMLHRRHSLNLPEQSLPGRHSRKTTERTQKATSKSIADLAGEIAALEQEVIRKELHLLTLYRRAFDQHLSDSCSFASEQVDQEAIKSIDEGALRLRDIKQSAAFNLPTVSDSMSEVSSRPASKHSSLVNFLNASISDYVPKISCKLSEDILGCIASVYCKLASTPSQDAESVTSPSHSVSSSSTFSPRRRNDSWSPRYTFDATTSPRQYPSGKENSEQNIGMIIVPRIHIDAGKFEYASKMLETIRSLIQRLEKVDPTKMTHEEQLCFWINIHNALVMHAFLAYGIQDKRLKSTDMILKAAYNVGGESVNAQTIQNSILGCQSHRPSLWVRALFTPAKRSLAGSTPRHPYTLHHSEPVAHFALSTGTFSDPLVRLYTAKKIHHQLEQARTEFIQANVTVKKQALLLPKVLHYYAKDAALELRHLVELVCESTSETQRKEMAQLQHRLRRRIDKCVEWLPYKSNFRYVVHRDLAE; this is encoded by the exons ATGGAGAGGGCCTGGAGATCGGGGGCGCTGTCGGAGACGGCGTCCTGCGCCGACACGCCCAGGTCCGCCCACTCCTCCTGCAATCTCCAGCATCGACACTCACAGAG CATGCTGAGGACACGTGAGGCTGCAGTGGACATGTCGCCGCGATTCTCCTACTGCAAGCCT ACCATCAATCGAGACAGCAAGATGCTCCACAGAAGGCACTCGCTTAACTTGCCAGAGCAGTCGTTGCCTGGCCGTCACTCCAGGAAAACAACGGAAAGGACTCAAAAGGCCACTTCAAAG TCCATCGCAGATTTAGCTGGGGAGATTGCGGCCCTCGAGCAGGAAGTCATCCGCAAGGAACTGCATCTGCTGACCCTCTACAGAAGGGCATTTGATCAGCATCTATCCGATTCCTGCAGTTTTGCGAGCGAG CAGGTGGATCAAGAAGCAATTAAAAGTATTGATGAGGGCGCGCTTCGTTTAAGAGATATCAAGCAATCTGCAGCCTTCAACTTGCCAACTGTCTCAGATTCTATGAGT GAGGTATCGTCAAGACCGGCTTCGAAGCATTCTAGCCTAGTCAACTTCTTGAATGCTTCTATTTCAGACTACGTACCCAAGATCTCTTGCAAACTATCGGAGGACATCCTCGGCTGCATTGCTTCGGTCTACTGCAAACTTGCAAGCACGCCATCTCAAGATGCCGAGTCCGTGACTTCACCGAGTCATTCTGTTTCATCTTCAAGTACCTTCTCGCCGAGGCGTCGTAATGACAGCTGGAGCCCTCGGTACACCTTTGATGCCACCACAAGCCCTCGCCAATATCCATCCGGAAAAGAGAATAGTGAGCAAAACATAGGCATGATCATTGTTCCAAGGATACATATAGATGCTGGCAAGTTTGAATATGCGTCAAAAATGCTGGAGACTATCAG GTCCCTGATACAGCGGCTCGAAAAAGTTGATCCAACAAAGATGACACATGAGGAGCAGCTCTGCTTTTGGATCAACATCCACAACGCTTTAGTCATGCAT GCTTTTCTGGCCTATGGGATACAAGATAAACGACTGAAGAGCACTGACATGATTCTAAAG GCTGCGTACAATGTGGGTGGTGAATCAGTAAATGCCCAAACTATTCAGAACTCGATCCTCGGATGCCAATCCCACCGTCCATCATTG TGGGTTCGCGCGCTGTTCACGCCAGCAAAAAGATCCCTGGCagggtcgacgccgaggcacccttacACCCTTCACCATTCCGAGCCGGTCGCGCATTTCGCGCTCTCCACAGGAACATTTTCAGACCCGCTC GTGCGGCTGTACACGGCCAAGAAGATCCACCACCAGCTGGAGCAAGCCCGGACCGAGTTCATCCAGGCCAACGTCACGGTGAAGAAGCAGGCCCTCCTGCTGCCCAAGGTGCTCCACTACTATGCCAAGGACGCGGCGCTCGAGCTGCGCCACCTCGTGGAGCTGGTGTGCGAGAGCACGTCGGAGACCCAGCGGAAGGAGATGGCACAGCTCCAGCACCGACTCAGGAGACGGATCGACAAGTGTGTGGAGTGGCTGCCTTACAAGTCCAACTTCAGATACGTTGTACATAGGGATCTGGCCGAGTAG
- the LOC119310884 gene encoding uncharacterized protein LOC119310884 isoform X3, whose protein sequence is MERAWRSGALSETASCADTPSMLRTREAAVDMSPRFSYCKPTINRDSKMLHRRHSLNLPEQSLPGRHSRKTTERTQKATSKSIADLAGEIAALEQEVIRKELHLLTLYRRAFDQHLSDSCSFASEQVDQEAIKSIDEGALRLRDIKQSAAFNLPTVSDSMSEVSSRPASKHSSLVNFLNASISDYVPKISCKLSEDILGCIASVYCKLASTPSQDAESVTSPSHSVSSSSTFSPRRRNDSWSPRYTFDATTSPRQYPSGKENSEQNIGMIIVPRIHIDAGKFEYASKMLETIRSLIQRLEKVDPTKMTHEEQLCFWINIHNALVMHAFLAYGIQDKRLKSTDMILKAAYNVGGESVNAQTIQNSILGCQSHRPSLWVRALFTPAKRSLAGSTPRHPYTLHHSEPVAHFALSTGTFSDPLVRLYTAKKIHHQLEQARTEFIQANVTVKKQALLLPKVLHYYAKDAALELRHLVELVCESTSETQRKEMAQLQHRLRRRIDKCVEWLPYKSNFRYVVHRDLAE, encoded by the exons ATGGAGAGGGCCTGGAGATCGGGGGCGCTGTCGGAGACGGCGTCCTGCGCCGACACGCCCAG CATGCTGAGGACACGTGAGGCTGCAGTGGACATGTCGCCGCGATTCTCCTACTGCAAGCCT ACCATCAATCGAGACAGCAAGATGCTCCACAGAAGGCACTCGCTTAACTTGCCAGAGCAGTCGTTGCCTGGCCGTCACTCCAGGAAAACAACGGAAAGGACTCAAAAGGCCACTTCAAAG TCCATCGCAGATTTAGCTGGGGAGATTGCGGCCCTCGAGCAGGAAGTCATCCGCAAGGAACTGCATCTGCTGACCCTCTACAGAAGGGCATTTGATCAGCATCTATCCGATTCCTGCAGTTTTGCGAGCGAG CAGGTGGATCAAGAAGCAATTAAAAGTATTGATGAGGGCGCGCTTCGTTTAAGAGATATCAAGCAATCTGCAGCCTTCAACTTGCCAACTGTCTCAGATTCTATGAGT GAGGTATCGTCAAGACCGGCTTCGAAGCATTCTAGCCTAGTCAACTTCTTGAATGCTTCTATTTCAGACTACGTACCCAAGATCTCTTGCAAACTATCGGAGGACATCCTCGGCTGCATTGCTTCGGTCTACTGCAAACTTGCAAGCACGCCATCTCAAGATGCCGAGTCCGTGACTTCACCGAGTCATTCTGTTTCATCTTCAAGTACCTTCTCGCCGAGGCGTCGTAATGACAGCTGGAGCCCTCGGTACACCTTTGATGCCACCACAAGCCCTCGCCAATATCCATCCGGAAAAGAGAATAGTGAGCAAAACATAGGCATGATCATTGTTCCAAGGATACATATAGATGCTGGCAAGTTTGAATATGCGTCAAAAATGCTGGAGACTATCAG GTCCCTGATACAGCGGCTCGAAAAAGTTGATCCAACAAAGATGACACATGAGGAGCAGCTCTGCTTTTGGATCAACATCCACAACGCTTTAGTCATGCAT GCTTTTCTGGCCTATGGGATACAAGATAAACGACTGAAGAGCACTGACATGATTCTAAAG GCTGCGTACAATGTGGGTGGTGAATCAGTAAATGCCCAAACTATTCAGAACTCGATCCTCGGATGCCAATCCCACCGTCCATCATTG TGGGTTCGCGCGCTGTTCACGCCAGCAAAAAGATCCCTGGCagggtcgacgccgaggcacccttacACCCTTCACCATTCCGAGCCGGTCGCGCATTTCGCGCTCTCCACAGGAACATTTTCAGACCCGCTC GTGCGGCTGTACACGGCCAAGAAGATCCACCACCAGCTGGAGCAAGCCCGGACCGAGTTCATCCAGGCCAACGTCACGGTGAAGAAGCAGGCCCTCCTGCTGCCCAAGGTGCTCCACTACTATGCCAAGGACGCGGCGCTCGAGCTGCGCCACCTCGTGGAGCTGGTGTGCGAGAGCACGTCGGAGACCCAGCGGAAGGAGATGGCACAGCTCCAGCACCGACTCAGGAGACGGATCGACAAGTGTGTGGAGTGGCTGCCTTACAAGTCCAACTTCAGATACGTTGTACATAGGGATCTGGCCGAGTAG
- the LOC119310884 gene encoding uncharacterized protein LOC119310884 isoform X2 encodes MERAWRSGALSETASCADTPRSAHSSCNLQHRHSQSMLRTREAAVDMSPRFSYCKPTINRDSKMLHRRHSLNLPEQSLPGRHSRKTTERTQKATSKSIADLAGEIAALEQEVIRKELHLLTLYRRAFDQHLSDSCSFASEVDQEAIKSIDEGALRLRDIKQSAAFNLPTVSDSMSEVSSRPASKHSSLVNFLNASISDYVPKISCKLSEDILGCIASVYCKLASTPSQDAESVTSPSHSVSSSSTFSPRRRNDSWSPRYTFDATTSPRQYPSGKENSEQNIGMIIVPRIHIDAGKFEYASKMLETIRSLIQRLEKVDPTKMTHEEQLCFWINIHNALVMHAFLAYGIQDKRLKSTDMILKAAYNVGGESVNAQTIQNSILGCQSHRPSLWVRALFTPAKRSLAGSTPRHPYTLHHSEPVAHFALSTGTFSDPLVRLYTAKKIHHQLEQARTEFIQANVTVKKQALLLPKVLHYYAKDAALELRHLVELVCESTSETQRKEMAQLQHRLRRRIDKCVEWLPYKSNFRYVVHRDLAE; translated from the exons ATGGAGAGGGCCTGGAGATCGGGGGCGCTGTCGGAGACGGCGTCCTGCGCCGACACGCCCAGGTCCGCCCACTCCTCCTGCAATCTCCAGCATCGACACTCACAGAG CATGCTGAGGACACGTGAGGCTGCAGTGGACATGTCGCCGCGATTCTCCTACTGCAAGCCT ACCATCAATCGAGACAGCAAGATGCTCCACAGAAGGCACTCGCTTAACTTGCCAGAGCAGTCGTTGCCTGGCCGTCACTCCAGGAAAACAACGGAAAGGACTCAAAAGGCCACTTCAAAG TCCATCGCAGATTTAGCTGGGGAGATTGCGGCCCTCGAGCAGGAAGTCATCCGCAAGGAACTGCATCTGCTGACCCTCTACAGAAGGGCATTTGATCAGCATCTATCCGATTCCTGCAGTTTTGCGAGCGAG GTGGATCAAGAAGCAATTAAAAGTATTGATGAGGGCGCGCTTCGTTTAAGAGATATCAAGCAATCTGCAGCCTTCAACTTGCCAACTGTCTCAGATTCTATGAGT GAGGTATCGTCAAGACCGGCTTCGAAGCATTCTAGCCTAGTCAACTTCTTGAATGCTTCTATTTCAGACTACGTACCCAAGATCTCTTGCAAACTATCGGAGGACATCCTCGGCTGCATTGCTTCGGTCTACTGCAAACTTGCAAGCACGCCATCTCAAGATGCCGAGTCCGTGACTTCACCGAGTCATTCTGTTTCATCTTCAAGTACCTTCTCGCCGAGGCGTCGTAATGACAGCTGGAGCCCTCGGTACACCTTTGATGCCACCACAAGCCCTCGCCAATATCCATCCGGAAAAGAGAATAGTGAGCAAAACATAGGCATGATCATTGTTCCAAGGATACATATAGATGCTGGCAAGTTTGAATATGCGTCAAAAATGCTGGAGACTATCAG GTCCCTGATACAGCGGCTCGAAAAAGTTGATCCAACAAAGATGACACATGAGGAGCAGCTCTGCTTTTGGATCAACATCCACAACGCTTTAGTCATGCAT GCTTTTCTGGCCTATGGGATACAAGATAAACGACTGAAGAGCACTGACATGATTCTAAAG GCTGCGTACAATGTGGGTGGTGAATCAGTAAATGCCCAAACTATTCAGAACTCGATCCTCGGATGCCAATCCCACCGTCCATCATTG TGGGTTCGCGCGCTGTTCACGCCAGCAAAAAGATCCCTGGCagggtcgacgccgaggcacccttacACCCTTCACCATTCCGAGCCGGTCGCGCATTTCGCGCTCTCCACAGGAACATTTTCAGACCCGCTC GTGCGGCTGTACACGGCCAAGAAGATCCACCACCAGCTGGAGCAAGCCCGGACCGAGTTCATCCAGGCCAACGTCACGGTGAAGAAGCAGGCCCTCCTGCTGCCCAAGGTGCTCCACTACTATGCCAAGGACGCGGCGCTCGAGCTGCGCCACCTCGTGGAGCTGGTGTGCGAGAGCACGTCGGAGACCCAGCGGAAGGAGATGGCACAGCTCCAGCACCGACTCAGGAGACGGATCGACAAGTGTGTGGAGTGGCTGCCTTACAAGTCCAACTTCAGATACGTTGTACATAGGGATCTGGCCGAGTAG
- the LOC119310885 gene encoding tetraketide alpha-pyrone reductase 1-like — protein sequence MRSWICIKSQLHHFQFERMVSSTKGKVCVTGASGFLASWLIKRLLECGYHVIGTVRDPGNRKKVGHLWKLPGANERLQLVRADLLEEGSFDDAVMACEGVFHIASPVLGKSDSNCKEATLGPAINGTLNVLRSCKKSPFLKRVVLTSSSSAVRIRDETQQPELLWDETTWSSVPLCEKLQLWYALAKVFAEKAALDFAKENNIDLVTVLPSFVIGPSLSHELCTTASDILGLLQGDTDRFTSYGRMGYVHIDDVARSHILVYETPEARGRYLCSSVVLDNNELVGLLTKQFPVFPIPRRLNNPYGKQAYQLNTSKLQGLGLKFKGVQEMFNDCVESLKAQGHLLECPL from the exons ATGAGAAGCTGGATTTGCATCAAATCTCAGCTTCACCACTTCCAGTTCGAGAGAATGGTGAGCTCAACCAAGGGCAAAGTGTGTGTAACTGGGGCCTCAGGCTTTCTCGCCTCTTGGCTCATCAAAAGGCTTCTCGAGTGTGGATATCATGTGATAGGGACAGTCAGAGACCCAG GGAATCGAAAAAAAGTGGGACACCTTTGGAAACTGCCTGGTGCAAATGAGAGGCTCCAACTTGTGAGAGCTGATTTATTGGAGGAAGGGAGCTTTGACGATGCTGTGATGGCTTGTGAGGGCGTCTTCCACATCGCATCGCCTGTCCTCGGGAAATCCGACTCCAATTGCAAG GAAGCAACACTTGGTCCTGCAATTAATGGTACCCTAAACGTGCTAAGGTCGTGCAAGAAGAGTCCGTTTCTCAAAAGGGTTGTTCTCACATCTTCATCGTCCGCGGTGAGGATTAGGGACGAAACTCAGCAGCCAGAACTGTTGTGGGATGAAACAACGTGGAGCTCTGTGCCACTCTGCGAAAAGCTACAG CTATGGTATGCCCTGGCAAAGGTATTTGCAGAGAAAGCAGCATTGGACTTTGCCAAGGAGAATAACATTGACCTTGTCACCGTTCTTCCGTCATTCGTGATTGGGCCCAGTTTGTCCCATGAACTGTGTACAACTGCTTCTGATATCCTTGGCTTGCTTCAGG GTGACACGGACAGGTTCACTTCGTATGGGAGGATGGGATATGTTCACATCGACGACGTTGCACGGAGCCACATTCTAGTGTATGAAACACCCGAGGCAAGGGGCAGATATCTGTGCAGTTCAGTGGTTCTGGATAACAATGAATTGGTTGGCTTACTCACAAAGCAGTTTCCAGTATTCCCTATTCCAAGGAG GCTCAACAACCCCTACGGAAAGCAGGCGTATCAGCTAAACACATCCAAGCTCCAGGGGCTGGGCCTCAAGTTCAAAGGAGTGCAAGAGATGTTCAACGACTGCGTCGAGTCGCTGAAAGCTCAGGGCCATTTGCTGGAGTGCCCGTTGTGA
- the LOC119310886 gene encoding uncharacterized protein LOC119310886, whose product MAQPEGLSLAGRRVAFTTPQTTGGGGGEGYGGRLGALLRQRGAHPLPVPTIAIRAHEPDRIRPYLLPGALDPFAALAFTSRSGIAAFSRALPSSSSSTQLPLSDAASALPFTVAALGSDADLLDGAFLARLCRDAGRVAVLVPDVPTPAGLVEALGRGSGRRVLCLVPEVDGLREPPVVPDFLARLDAAGWAAVRAPAYTTCWTGPGCAERLLAPDAAAPDAIVFTSSAEVEGLLKGLDAAGWSWPRLRARWPDMVVAAHGPVTAEGVRRLGIEVDVVSSRFSSFHGVLDALAATFCSQQLKISSRFSAGSH is encoded by the coding sequence ATGGCGCAGCCGGAGGGCCTCTCGCTCGCGGGCCGGCGGGTGGCGTTCACGACGCCGCAGACCACCGGCGGGGGCGGCGGGGAAGGATACGGCGGCCGGCTTGGCGCGCTGCTGCGGCAGCGCGGCGCGCACCCGCTCCCTGTGCCCACCATCGCCATCCGCGCCCACGAGCCCGACCGCATCCGCCCCTACCTCCTGCCCGGCGCCCTCGACCCCTTCGCGGCGCTCGCCTTCACGTCTCGCTCCGGCATCGCCGCCTTCTCCCgcgccctcccctcctcctcctcctccacccagCTTCCCCTCTCCGACGCCGCATCCGCGCTCCCCTTCACTGTGGCGGCACTGGGGAGCGACGCCGACCTCCTGGACGGCGCGTTCCTCGCCAGGCTCTGCCGCGACGCCGGGAGGGTGGCCGTCCTCGTCCCGGACGTCCCCACCCCCGCCGGCCtcgtggaggcgctggggcgcggGTCCGGCCGCCGCGTGCTCTGCCTCGTCCCCGAGGTCGATGGCCTCCGCGAGCCGCCCGTCGTGCCCGACTTCCTCGCCCGGCTCGACGCGGCCGGGTGGGCGGCCGTGCGCGCGCCGGCGTACACCACGTGCTGGACCGGCCCGGGCTGCGCCGAGAGGCTGCTGGCCCCGGACGCCGCCGCGCCCGACGCTATCGTGTTCACCAGCTCGGCGGAGGTCGAGGGGCTGCTCAAGGGGCTGGACGCCGCGGGGTGGAGCTGGCCGCGGCTCAGGGCGCGGTGGCCCGACATGGTCGTGGCTGCGCATGGGCCAGTCACCGCCGAGGGCGTCAGGAGGCTCGGCATTGAGGTGGACGTCGTGAGCTCGAGGTTTAGCAGCTTCCATGGGGTTCTTGATGCTCTCGCTGCAACATTTTGTTCTCAACAATTGAAAATTAGCTCCAGGTTTAGTGCTGGTTCACATTGA
- the LOC119310887 gene encoding protein Iojap, chloroplastic-like translates to MRGAAIQGHGLARAPPAAVPLLHPRPRRAVGVAPRHRLRSDLLPLLLPTAAPFRARSPPSSSSSNVNPRTGEGADELLEELLQKHGEVVYSSGGASSASLASEADEDAECLSLAVSLAKVASEVKAADIRVLFVKPIVYWTEFFIILTAFSNAQIEAISSKMRDIGEQQFSRVASGDTKPNSWTLLDFGDVVVHIFLPPQREFYNLEEFYGNATPIELPFETQLQ, encoded by the exons ATGAGGGGCGCCGCGATCCAGGGCCACGGCCTCGCCCGCGCGCCGCCGGCCGCCGTCCCGCTGCTGCACCCGCGGCCGCGCCGCGCTGTCGGGGTGGCCCCCCGCCACCGCCTGAGGAGCGACctcctgccgctgctgctgcccacCGCCGCGCCCTTCCGGGCTCGCTCCccgccctcgtcttcctcctctaaTGTG AACCCCAGGACAGGGGAAGGCGCGGACGAGCTGCTCGAGGAATTGCTCCAGAAGCACGGCGAGGTCGTGTACAGCTCCGGCGGGGCCAGCAGCGCGTCTCTGGCCAGCGAGGCCGACGAGGACGCCGAGTGCCTGTCAC TGGCTGTTTCTCTGGCTAAAGTTGCAAGCGAGGTCAAGGCCGCCGACATTCGTGTGCTGTTCGTGAAGCCGATTGTCTACTGGACCGAGTTCTTCATCATCCTCACCGCCTTCTCGAATGCACAGATTGAGGCCATCAG TTCCAAAATGAGAGACATCGGGGAGCAGCAGTTCAGCAGAGTTGCGTCTGGTGATACAAAACCCAATTCATGGACCTTGCTGGACTTTG GCGATGTCGTCGTGCATATATTTCTTCCCCCGCAGCGGGAGTTCTACAACCTGGAAGAGTTCTACGGCAACGCCACTCCCATCGAACTCCCTTTCGAGACCCAGCTGCAGTAA
- the LOC119310888 gene encoding uncharacterized protein LOC119310888: MHEYTILADALPPPARGRESYALYKLFEKSGVGPKNGEQYGAPFREEDWLDDDGDCELLADPIPIAVSLPTRTVTVDEQIGDVLTVVDQIGDVTVDKQIGVITVDDQIGDLEVFLLQNGDGQGNSEPQSDFSTPVTSQAPLQHVHPQGRPSDDGNTSEVADATTSSRGMVMAENTCTELPFGDLEGLLMEISDDQRATKSFQEFSDSVPQLQLQHDDHEVWLNANMEEISVADYTTTSGVMDASECTGTELPYGDLEGLLLQLENGHENIELADFSAPVTHHEFHQVGAGDFHGCHGATFNSVDPSSAVQENRDLDPRPEPSNQITQSALTNMPLNWETECTEETSALRSVSGLASYDGQDADEEFLEINDFLDPEDVGQQSMNCTATEHLISASNGMFDSLEFADASMFLPGSFDTAGVVTENQFGYLGDSGSQNQGFQYTSESWTHNQVALNVRNHMNHNHVVFSHASGTANFHTVNEQPHNLSPADSQSWFNSAVSALLDAVPANPALAAENNVLNRTLQRISSFRSEQAPKEEASAPVIQVRRRGAGLISFSLLVLLAAILWTFAAGTGYAIKFCKGLWKPST, encoded by the exons ATGCACGAGTACACCATCCTCGCCGACGCGCTCCCgccgcccgcccggggccgcgagtCCTACGCCCTCTACAAGCTCTTCGAGAAGAGCGGGGTCGGCCCCAAGAACGGCGAGCAGTACGGCGCGCCTTTCCGGGAGGAGGACTGGCTGGACGACGACGGCGACTGTGAGCTGCTCGCTGATCCCATCCCTATCGCCGTTAGTCTACCTACTAGAACTGTGACAGTGGACGAGCAGATTGGGGATGTTTTGACAGTTGTCGACCAGATTGGGGATGTGACAGTGGACAAGCAGATTGGGGTTATCACAGTGGACGACCAGATTGGGGATCTGGAGGTGTTCCTGTTGCAAAATGGAGATGGTCAGGGAAACAGTGAACCGCAGTCGGATTTCTCGACACCGGTTACTTCACAGGCTCCCCTTCAGCATGTCCACCCTCAAGGTCGGCCCAGTGATGACGGTAACACATCTGAGGTTGCAGATGCTACAACCAGCAGCCGTGGTATGGTAATGGCGGAGAACACGTGCACTGAACTCCCTTTTGGGGATCTTGAAGGGCTACTGATGGAAATATCGGATGATCAACGGGCCACTAAATCGTTCCAAGAATTCTCAGATTCCGTTCCCCAGCTGCAGCTTCAGCATGATGATCATGAGGTTTGGCTCAATGCCAACATGGAGGAGATTAGTGTTGCCGATTATACCACTACTAGTGGCGTCATGGACGCTTCAGAATGTACTGGCACCGAGCTTCCCTATGGGGATCTTGAAGGGCTTTTGTTGCAATTAGAGAATGGCCATGAAAATATCGAACTAGCAGATTTCTCCGCACCAGTTACTCATCATGAGTTCCATCAG GTTGGCGCTGGAGATTTCCATGGATGCCACGGTGCTACATTCAACTCTGTAGATCCTTCTTCTGCAGTGCAAGAAAACAGAGATCTTGATCCACGACCAGAGCCCAGTAATCAAATTACACAGTCTGCTCTCACCAACATGCCATTGAATTGGGAAACAGAATGCACTGAAGAAACAAGTGCGTTGCGATCTGTGTCAGGGTTGGCCAGTTATGACGGTCAGGATGCTGATGAGGAGTTCCTTGAAATCAACGATTTCTTGGATCCAGAAGATGTAGGACAACAGAGTATGAATTGTACTGCAACCGAGCACTTGATTTCTGCATCCAATGGGATGTTTGACAGTTTGGAGTTTGCCGACGCTTCCATGTTTCTACCTGGCTCATTTGACACAGCTGGAGTGGTGACCGAAAACCAGTTTGGTTATCTTGGTGATAGTGGCTCCCAGAACCAGGGATTCCAGTATACATCTGAATCGTGGACGCACAACCAGGTTGCTCTGAATGTGCGGAACCACATGAATCATAACCATGTCGTCTTCTCACATGCATCAG GCACTGCGAATTTCCACACAGTGAATGAGCAACCACATAACCTGAGCCCAGCGGATTCACAGTCATGGTTCAATTCAGCCGTATCAGCCCTGCTGGATGCGGTACCTGCCAATCCAGCTCTGGCGGCTGAAAACAACGTTCTCAACAGAACACTCCAACGCATTTCTAGCTTTAGGTCAGAACAAGCTCCGAAGGAAGAAGCAAGCGCCCCAGTTATCCAGGTCAGAAGAAGAGGTGCAGGGCTGATCTCGTTCTCGCTACTGGTTTTGCTTGCTGCCATCCTGTGGACCTTTGCTGCTGGCACCGGGTACGCAATCAAGTTCTGCAAGGGGCTATGGAAACCCTCTACATGA